Proteins encoded by one window of Halomonas chromatireducens:
- a CDS encoding universal stress protein, with amino-acid sequence MYSKILLSVDLNEESSWVKALPTAVTLCRTFGASLHVVTVLPDYRMPLVGSYFPKDFAKKAHEAISDAQHTFIQEHVPEDIKVQSVIIDGSPWEAIVKTAKKLEVDLIVMASHNKRKFADYVLGPNAEHVVHHSKVSVMIVR; translated from the coding sequence ATGTACAGCAAGATATTGTTGTCGGTGGACCTCAACGAGGAGAGTTCCTGGGTCAAAGCCTTGCCAACGGCGGTCACACTATGTCGGACTTTCGGGGCATCGCTGCATGTAGTGACGGTGCTGCCTGACTACCGCATGCCTCTGGTTGGCTCCTATTTCCCCAAGGACTTCGCCAAGAAAGCGCATGAGGCCATTTCGGATGCGCAGCATACGTTCATCCAGGAGCACGTGCCGGAAGATATCAAGGTGCAGTCGGTGATCATCGATGGTTCTCCCTGGGAGGCCATCGTCAAGACTGCAAAGAAACTCGAGGTGGACCTGATCGTCATGGCGTCCCACAACAAACGCAAGTTTGCCGACTATGTACTCGGTCCCAATGCCGAGCATGTGGTGCATCACTCGAAGGTATCGGTGATGATCGTGCGTTGA
- a CDS encoding TRAP transporter large permease codes for MSPDLWMILAFAGLLIAGVPVAFSLALAGAVGIMAGLSPEMLATLGTNTYNSIAKYPLIAIPLFIMTGLIFERAGVALRLVRFAQALIGPRHGGLALVAVLVCMIMGGMSGSGPADAAAVAMVMLPSMTKAGYPKPFSATLIAASASTAILIPPSVALILYSIVVPGVDLRALFAAGLFPGILAGLALLVPALLVSKRYGWEGGAPVEGAEPPKIGESFKQALPALFAPVLILGGLRSGLFTPTEAAVVAVAYGALVGLFLTRELRLRDLWTLLGEAAVISGVVMLIIALAGIFAWAGTMLGTFRHLAEWIIGLSDSGVLLLILIMLAVLVAGMLLDAISIYLIMMPILIPVMQHFGWNPVWFGILLAMNIAIGQFTPPVAVNLMVTTNIAKIRLEQTVGWALLFVLAMASALALVAIFPQIALWLPGVLGYNV; via the coding sequence ATGAGCCCTGACCTGTGGATGATCCTGGCCTTTGCCGGACTGTTGATCGCCGGCGTGCCGGTGGCTTTCTCGCTGGCGCTGGCCGGTGCCGTTGGCATCATGGCCGGGCTTTCCCCCGAGATGCTGGCCACCCTTGGCACCAACACCTACAACAGCATCGCCAAGTATCCGCTGATCGCCATCCCGCTGTTCATCATGACGGGATTGATCTTCGAACGCGCCGGTGTGGCGCTGAGGCTGGTACGCTTCGCCCAGGCGCTGATCGGGCCCCGCCACGGTGGGCTGGCGCTGGTGGCGGTGCTGGTCTGCATGATCATGGGGGGAATGAGCGGCTCTGGTCCGGCGGACGCCGCCGCCGTGGCCATGGTGATGCTCCCCAGCATGACCAAGGCGGGCTATCCCAAGCCCTTTTCGGCAACGCTGATCGCGGCGTCGGCTTCCACGGCCATCCTGATTCCGCCCTCGGTGGCGCTGATTCTCTACTCCATCGTTGTGCCGGGTGTCGACCTGCGTGCACTGTTTGCCGCCGGCCTGTTCCCCGGCATCCTGGCCGGGCTGGCGCTGCTGGTACCGGCGCTGCTGGTATCGAAGCGCTATGGTTGGGAGGGGGGCGCGCCGGTGGAAGGCGCCGAGCCGCCGAAGATCGGGGAGAGCTTCAAGCAGGCACTGCCGGCGCTGTTCGCCCCGGTGCTCATTCTTGGCGGCCTGCGTTCGGGATTGTTCACCCCCACCGAGGCCGCCGTGGTGGCCGTGGCCTACGGCGCCCTGGTTGGGCTGTTCCTCACCCGTGAGCTCCGGCTGCGCGACCTCTGGACGCTGCTCGGCGAGGCAGCGGTGATCTCGGGTGTGGTGATGCTGATCATCGCCCTGGCCGGGATCTTTGCCTGGGCCGGCACCATGCTGGGCACCTTCCGTCATCTGGCGGAGTGGATCATCGGCCTTTCCGACAGCGGCGTACTGCTGCTGATCCTGATCATGCTGGCGGTGCTGGTGGCCGGCATGCTGCTCGATGCCATCTCCATCTATCTCATCATGATGCCGATCCTCATCCCGGTAATGCAGCACTTTGGCTGGAATCCAGTGTGGTTCGGCATCCTGCTGGCGATGAACATCGCCATCGGACAGTTCACACCGCCGGTGGCGGTCAACCTGATGGTGACAACCAATATCGCCAAGATCCGCCTGGAGCAGACGGTGGGCTGGGCGCTGCTGTTCGTGCTGGCCATGGCCAGCGCCCTGGCGCTGGTAGCGATCTTTCCCCAGATCGCCCTCTGGTTGCCCGGTGTGCTGGGCTACAACGTCTAG
- a CDS encoding TAXI family TRAP transporter solute-binding subunit → MKRHAFSAAAFSGALLGAALFSSPAVAQDRFITIGTGGQTGVYYVVGQSVCRMVNRGSDEHNIRCNAPSTGGSVANVNGMKSGDLDMGVVQSDVQYRAYHGEANFESDGAWDDMRAVFTMHGEPLTVVARADSGIEHFSDFPGKRVNIGNPGSGQRNTMNVVMDVMGWDTDTFSLASQLDAAEQAAALSDNNIDAMVYVVGHPNGSIQEATTTIDARIIPVTGDEIDSLIDDYPYYTRSVIPGGLYRGNDEDVETFGVAATFVSSTAVDEDVIYETVKAVFENFDRFKRLHPAFENLNEEDMISDGLTAPLHDGAARYYRERGWIE, encoded by the coding sequence ATGAAACGCCATGCATTTTCTGCGGCTGCCTTCTCCGGGGCTCTACTGGGTGCGGCCCTGTTCTCGTCGCCTGCCGTCGCTCAGGATCGCTTCATCACCATCGGCACCGGTGGACAGACCGGGGTCTACTATGTCGTGGGTCAGTCCGTCTGCCGCATGGTCAACCGTGGCAGTGACGAGCACAACATCCGCTGCAATGCCCCGTCTACCGGTGGTTCCGTGGCCAACGTCAACGGCATGAAGTCCGGCGATCTCGATATGGGTGTCGTGCAGTCCGACGTTCAGTATCGCGCCTATCATGGCGAGGCCAATTTCGAATCCGACGGCGCCTGGGACGACATGCGTGCCGTGTTCACCATGCACGGCGAGCCGCTGACCGTGGTCGCACGGGCCGATTCCGGCATCGAGCATTTCAGCGACTTTCCGGGCAAGCGCGTCAATATCGGCAACCCCGGTTCTGGCCAGCGTAATACCATGAACGTGGTGATGGATGTCATGGGCTGGGATACCGATACCTTCTCGCTGGCCTCACAGCTGGATGCTGCCGAGCAGGCTGCGGCGCTCTCCGATAACAATATCGACGCCATGGTCTATGTAGTGGGCCACCCCAATGGCTCCATTCAGGAAGCCACCACCACGATCGATGCGCGCATCATCCCGGTAACCGGTGACGAGATTGATAGCCTCATCGATGACTATCCCTACTACACCCGCTCCGTGATTCCGGGTGGCCTCTATCGGGGCAATGACGAGGATGTCGAGACCTTCGGTGTGGCAGCCACTTTCGTCAGCTCCACAGCCGTAGACGAAGACGTGATCTATGAGACGGTCAAGGCGGTTTTCGAGAACTTCGACCGCTTCAAGCGCCTGCATCCTGCCTTCGAGAACCTCAATGAGGAGGACATGATCTCCGATGGCCTGACTGCACCGCTGCATGACGGTGCGGCTCGCTACTACCGCGAGCGTGGCTGGATTGAGTAA
- a CDS encoding TRAP transporter small permease — MKFSPDARPERWLGSLALAVISLISLGNVITRYVTGGSLAFTEEFSVFLLVVLTFAGASVALRRNGHIRIGLLERALPAGPRKALILFQWLCGALVLGLITWFGGKLTWEEYQWQSLSPGLGLPQWWYLAWLPLLSAAMLVRLTQQTRDRLSGRLADEP; from the coding sequence ATGAAATTCTCTCCCGATGCCCGGCCGGAACGCTGGCTGGGCTCCCTGGCGCTGGCGGTCATCTCGCTGATCAGCCTGGGTAATGTCATCACGCGCTACGTCACAGGTGGTTCCCTGGCTTTCACCGAGGAGTTCTCGGTGTTTCTGCTGGTGGTGCTGACCTTCGCGGGGGCCTCGGTGGCACTGCGGCGTAACGGCCATATTCGTATCGGTCTGCTGGAGCGTGCCTTGCCGGCAGGTCCGCGCAAGGCGCTGATCCTCTTCCAGTGGCTATGTGGCGCCCTCGTGCTGGGGCTGATCACCTGGTTCGGCGGCAAGCTGACCTGGGAAGAGTATCAGTGGCAGTCGCTGTCGCCAGGTCTCGGCCTGCCGCAGTGGTGGTATCTGGCCTGGCTGCCGCTGCTGTCGGCGGCCATGCTGGTGCGCCTGACGCAGCAGACCCGTGATCGCCTGAGCGGGAGGCTCGCGGATGAGCCCTGA
- a CDS encoding KamA family radical SAM protein, with protein sequence MNQRVKINLGDPRAEAFEARQFKVYTHRQLDKIEAIQSLPENLRFDMRVVSQVLPFRVNEYVIDELIDWTNVPEDPVFQLTFPQRGMLKPEHFDEVAELVRRGADAAELKPVIERVRGELNPHPAGQMDLNLPLLDGEPLPGMQHKYRETVLFFPSQGQVCHSYCTFCFRWAQFVGDKELKFASSEAGSLHRYLAEHTEVTDLLMTGGDPMVMKAKHLRQYLEGLMAPELDHVQDIRIGTKSLTFWPYRFVTDPDAEDILELFRELTAAGKHVAFMAHFNHWKEMDTPICREAIRRIRATGAEIRTQAPLLKHINDDADQWARMWTTQVRLGMIPYYMFVERDTGARHYFEVPLVRAWEIYREAMKQVPGLARTARGPSMSADPGKVEIQGVTEIHGEKVFVLRFIQGRDSDWVQRPFFAKYDEEATWLNHLEPALGEREFFYEAEFTAMKDEKQALIMKAS encoded by the coding sequence ATGAACCAGCGAGTCAAGATCAATCTCGGCGACCCGCGTGCAGAAGCGTTCGAGGCCCGTCAGTTCAAGGTTTATACCCATCGACAGCTGGACAAGATCGAGGCGATCCAGAGTCTGCCTGAAAACCTGCGTTTCGACATGCGGGTTGTCAGCCAGGTGCTGCCGTTTCGCGTCAACGAGTACGTCATCGATGAACTGATCGACTGGACCAATGTCCCCGAGGACCCGGTCTTTCAGCTCACCTTCCCCCAGCGTGGGATGCTCAAGCCGGAACACTTCGACGAGGTGGCCGAGCTGGTTCGTCGTGGTGCCGATGCGGCAGAGCTGAAGCCGGTCATCGAGCGAGTGCGTGGCGAACTCAATCCGCACCCGGCGGGGCAGATGGACCTCAACCTGCCGCTGCTCGACGGTGAGCCGCTGCCTGGCATGCAGCACAAGTATCGCGAGACGGTGCTTTTCTTCCCCAGCCAGGGCCAGGTATGTCACAGCTACTGCACCTTCTGCTTCCGCTGGGCGCAGTTCGTCGGCGACAAGGAGCTCAAGTTCGCCTCCAGCGAGGCCGGTTCCCTGCATCGCTACCTGGCCGAGCACACCGAGGTCACCGACCTGCTGATGACCGGCGGCGACCCCATGGTGATGAAGGCCAAGCACCTGCGCCAGTACCTGGAGGGGCTGATGGCGCCGGAGCTGGACCATGTGCAGGACATTCGCATCGGCACCAAGAGCCTGACCTTCTGGCCCTATCGCTTCGTTACCGACCCGGACGCCGAGGATATCCTCGAGCTGTTCCGCGAGTTGACCGCCGCCGGCAAGCATGTCGCCTTCATGGCGCACTTCAACCACTGGAAGGAGATGGATACCCCCATCTGCCGCGAGGCGATCCGGCGTATCCGTGCCACCGGTGCCGAGATTCGCACCCAGGCGCCGCTGCTCAAGCACATCAACGACGATGCCGACCAGTGGGCCAGGATGTGGACCACCCAGGTGCGGCTGGGGATGATTCCCTACTACATGTTCGTCGAGCGCGACACCGGTGCCCGCCACTACTTCGAGGTGCCGCTGGTGCGTGCCTGGGAGATCTATCGCGAGGCGATGAAACAGGTGCCGGGCCTGGCGCGCACTGCCCGCGGGCCGTCGATGTCCGCCGATCCGGGCAAGGTGGAGATCCAGGGGGTCACCGAGATCCACGGCGAGAAGGTCTTCGTGCTGCGTTTCATCCAGGGCCGTGACAGCGACTGGGTGCAGCGGCCGTTCTTCGCCAAGTACGACGAGGAAGCAACCTGGCTCAACCATCTGGAGCCTGCGCTGGGCGAGCGCGAGTTCTTCTACGAGGCCGAGTTTACTGCGATGAAAGACGAGAAGCAGGCGCTGATCATGAAGGCATCTTGA
- a CDS encoding DctP family TRAP transporter solute-binding subunit: MTSASRLTRFAAALAGAAVLATSLSAQARELSVSTVLSDAFPWGQAAEKWAELVEERTEGRLTLRVYPNSQLVAGDQTREFSAMRSGLIDMAVGSTINWSPQVPELNLFSLPFFMPDEAAVDAVTGGKAGEMIFEAIESRGVVPLAWGENGFRQVSNSRGPISEPGDLDGLKIRVVGSPLFQDTFNALGADPTQMSWTDAQPALTTGAVDGQENPLSVFDVARIDQVGQEYLTLWNYMNDPLIFAVNQRIWDSLDEEDQEILRETAIEAGEWEIAMTREEESERLAAIQERGVEVTELTEEQHRAFVNATASVHDKWVPRIGKELVEAARAAIEAR, translated from the coding sequence ATGACATCCGCTAGTCGACTCACTCGCTTCGCCGCGGCCCTGGCCGGTGCCGCCGTGCTGGCCACCTCGCTCTCGGCACAGGCCCGCGAACTCTCCGTCTCCACCGTGCTGTCCGATGCCTTCCCCTGGGGGCAGGCTGCCGAAAAATGGGCTGAACTGGTGGAGGAGCGTACCGAGGGTCGCCTGACCCTGCGCGTCTACCCCAACTCCCAGCTGGTGGCCGGTGACCAGACCCGCGAGTTCTCCGCCATGCGCTCGGGGCTGATCGACATGGCCGTGGGTTCGACCATCAACTGGTCGCCACAGGTCCCTGAACTCAATCTCTTCTCCCTGCCTTTCTTCATGCCCGACGAGGCGGCGGTGGATGCCGTGACCGGCGGCAAGGCCGGTGAAATGATCTTCGAGGCCATCGAGTCCCGCGGCGTGGTGCCGCTCGCCTGGGGTGAGAACGGTTTCCGCCAGGTCTCCAACTCCCGCGGTCCGATCAGCGAGCCAGGCGATCTCGACGGCCTGAAGATCCGCGTGGTGGGCTCGCCCCTCTTCCAGGATACCTTCAACGCGCTCGGTGCCGATCCTACCCAGATGAGCTGGACCGACGCTCAGCCGGCGTTGACCACGGGGGCCGTGGATGGTCAGGAGAACCCCCTTTCGGTATTCGACGTGGCTCGGATCGACCAGGTCGGCCAGGAGTACCTGACGCTGTGGAACTACATGAACGACCCGCTGATCTTTGCCGTCAACCAGCGGATCTGGGATTCGCTGGACGAAGAGGACCAGGAAATCCTGCGTGAAACCGCCATCGAGGCCGGTGAGTGGGAGATCGCCATGACCCGTGAGGAGGAGAGCGAGCGTCTTGCCGCCATCCAGGAGCGCGGGGTTGAGGTGACCGAACTGACCGAGGAGCAGCATCGCGCCTTCGTCAATGCCACCGCCAGCGTCCACGACAAGTGGGTACCGCGGATCGGCAAGGAGCTGGTCGAAGCGGCCCGTGCGGCCATCGAGGCGCGCTGA
- a CDS encoding DMT family transporter: MPLRDLLLGLVIVTIWALNIIVIKLGVAELPPLLLTTLRFILVASLLVPFHPVARHQLPFLLLLSVTFGTLHFALLFIGLGQAEAGTGALLVQMGTPFATLLAVIFLGERLSAKRIVGLALSFGGVMILAGGPSLPSPLPMALLLLSALGWAISQLLIKKGPNIAPMALAGWVALFAIPQVGLGSWWFESGQMEAISQAGLFGWGAVLYTAVMSSIVAYGLWYGLLRRHAVSRLAPLSLLVPAGAVVLGIVLLGEQLNAHIAIGGAMVIAGVALIVIRFRALVGR, encoded by the coding sequence TTGCCGCTTCGCGATCTACTGCTGGGCCTGGTGATCGTCACCATCTGGGCCCTGAACATCATCGTCATCAAGCTGGGGGTCGCGGAACTCCCACCACTGCTGTTGACCACCCTGCGTTTTATTCTCGTTGCCAGCCTGCTGGTGCCCTTCCACCCGGTTGCCCGGCACCAACTTCCCTTCCTGCTGCTGCTTTCTGTGACCTTCGGCACGCTCCATTTCGCCCTGCTGTTCATCGGGCTGGGCCAGGCCGAAGCGGGTACCGGGGCGCTGCTGGTGCAGATGGGAACGCCCTTCGCCACCCTGCTGGCCGTGATCTTCCTGGGCGAACGCCTGAGCGCCAAGCGCATAGTGGGGCTCGCGCTGTCATTCGGCGGCGTGATGATACTCGCCGGCGGCCCCAGCCTGCCCTCGCCGCTGCCCATGGCGCTGCTGCTGCTCAGTGCGCTGGGCTGGGCGATCTCGCAGCTGTTGATCAAGAAGGGTCCCAACATCGCTCCCATGGCGCTGGCGGGCTGGGTCGCGCTTTTCGCCATTCCGCAGGTGGGGCTGGGTTCCTGGTGGTTCGAGAGCGGGCAGATGGAGGCCATCAGCCAGGCGGGGCTATTCGGCTGGGGAGCGGTGCTCTATACCGCCGTGATGTCGTCGATCGTCGCCTATGGTCTCTGGTATGGCCTGTTACGCCGCCACGCGGTCAGCCGGCTGGCGCCGCTTAGCCTGCTGGTGCCGGCGGGGGCGGTGGTGCTGGGGATCGTGCTGCTGGGGGAGCAGCTCAATGCCCATATCGCCATCGGTGGGGCCATGGTCATCGCCGGGGTGGCGCTGATCGTGATTCGCTTTCGCGCCTTAGTCGGCCGCTGA
- a CDS encoding TRAP transporter permease, with protein MTDENNTSRAPDADLEDMVASSDSGARKPLGVPGKLLVSIAAAWSLFQLWIASPLPYMFRFGVFNATEARSIHLSFAIFLAFMAYPALKRSPRDRIPIQDWLFALVGAFCAGYIFLFYAELSDRPGAPITQDVIVGVVGILMLLEATRRALGPPLMIVASVFILYSLFGPYMPGILAHRGVTFQSLVNHQWLTTQGVFGIALGVSTSFVFLFVLFGALLDKAGAGNYFIKVAFSLLGHYKGGPAKAAVVASGMTGLISGSSIANVVTTGTFTIPMMKRVGFSPEKAGAVEVSSSVNGQIMPPVMGAAAFLMVEYVGISYVEVIKHAFLPALISYIALVYIVHLEALKANMQGLPTSNPARPFLNKVLGFLTGLLLLMALSFAVYYGLGWLKPVLGDATPWVIAVGLTVVYVVLLKLGARYPELELDDPSSKVLILPQTRPTVMVGLHYILPVIVLVWCLMVERLSPGLSAFWATVFMIFIIVTQRPIIAVFRQRSKLAADIKEGFMDLWDGLVTGARNMIGIGIATAAAGIIVGAVSQTGVGLVLADVVEILSMGNLMLILLLTAVLSLILGMGLPTTANYIVVSALLAPVIVTLGQQSGLIVPLIAVHLFVFYFGIMADVTPPVGLASFAAAAVSGGDPLRTGFQAFYYSLRTAALPFLFIFNTDLLLIDVGWLQGIVIFIIATIAMLIFAAGTQGFMIARNRWYESILLLLVAFTLFRPGFWMDRIHDPYQSVPPAQFVEALGEVDDGSNLRVQIAGEDAFGDPLTTYILVPVPRGETAEERMQELGMELWVDGDQAMVDFVEFGSLAADLGFDFDQEIIEVSAPVDRWAKEWMWIPGFLVFGLVVLLQRRRRNQQPASTATA; from the coding sequence ATGACTGACGAAAACAATACCTCCCGAGCGCCTGACGCTGACCTTGAGGATATGGTTGCCTCGAGTGATTCAGGCGCGCGCAAGCCGTTAGGGGTGCCGGGAAAGCTGCTGGTCAGCATTGCGGCCGCCTGGTCGCTGTTTCAGCTTTGGATCGCCTCGCCGTTGCCTTACATGTTCCGCTTCGGCGTCTTCAATGCCACTGAGGCGCGCTCCATTCATCTCTCTTTTGCCATCTTCCTGGCATTCATGGCATACCCGGCATTGAAGCGTTCGCCACGGGATCGTATTCCGATTCAGGATTGGCTGTTCGCTCTGGTGGGTGCATTCTGTGCCGGCTACATCTTCCTCTTCTATGCCGAGCTCTCTGATCGTCCCGGGGCGCCGATTACTCAAGATGTCATTGTTGGCGTGGTGGGGATCCTGATGCTGCTGGAGGCGACACGCCGAGCGCTGGGGCCTCCGCTGATGATCGTGGCCTCGGTCTTTATCCTCTATTCGCTGTTTGGCCCCTATATGCCGGGCATCCTGGCCCACCGTGGCGTTACCTTCCAGAGCCTGGTCAACCACCAGTGGCTGACCACCCAGGGGGTCTTCGGTATCGCTCTTGGGGTATCGACGAGCTTCGTGTTTCTTTTTGTGCTGTTCGGTGCGCTGCTCGACAAGGCCGGTGCCGGCAACTACTTCATCAAGGTGGCATTCTCGCTGCTGGGTCACTACAAGGGCGGCCCGGCCAAGGCGGCGGTAGTGGCATCGGGCATGACCGGGCTGATCTCCGGCTCATCGATTGCTAATGTCGTCACCACCGGCACCTTCACTATTCCGATGATGAAGCGGGTCGGGTTTTCTCCCGAGAAGGCGGGTGCCGTTGAGGTCTCCTCCTCCGTGAATGGCCAGATCATGCCGCCGGTGATGGGGGCTGCGGCTTTCCTGATGGTGGAGTACGTCGGGATTTCCTATGTCGAGGTCATCAAGCATGCCTTCCTGCCGGCCCTGATCTCCTATATCGCGCTGGTCTATATCGTCCATCTCGAGGCGCTCAAGGCCAATATGCAGGGCCTGCCCACCAGTAATCCGGCGCGACCCTTCCTCAACAAGGTGCTCGGCTTTCTGACCGGCCTGCTCCTGCTGATGGCACTCTCCTTTGCGGTCTATTACGGGTTGGGCTGGCTAAAACCGGTACTCGGTGATGCAACGCCCTGGGTGATAGCCGTTGGCCTGACAGTCGTCTATGTCGTTCTGCTGAAGCTAGGTGCCCGGTATCCCGAGCTGGAGCTCGACGATCCCAGCTCCAAGGTGCTTATTCTTCCCCAGACTCGGCCCACGGTGATGGTCGGGCTGCACTATATCCTGCCGGTGATCGTGCTGGTCTGGTGTCTGATGGTCGAGCGCCTGTCGCCTGGGCTGTCGGCTTTCTGGGCCACGGTGTTCATGATATTCATCATCGTTACCCAGCGTCCGATCATTGCGGTATTCCGCCAGCGCAGCAAGCTTGCCGCGGATATCAAGGAAGGCTTCATGGACCTGTGGGACGGCCTGGTGACCGGTGCCCGCAATATGATTGGTATCGGTATCGCCACCGCGGCAGCGGGGATCATCGTGGGGGCCGTCTCCCAGACCGGCGTCGGTCTGGTGCTGGCCGATGTGGTGGAGATTCTCTCCATGGGCAACCTGATGCTGATCCTGTTGCTGACCGCGGTGCTCAGCCTGATTCTTGGCATGGGGCTGCCCACCACGGCCAACTACATCGTGGTGTCGGCGCTGTTGGCGCCGGTGATCGTGACCCTTGGGCAGCAGAGTGGCCTGATCGTGCCGCTGATCGCCGTGCATCTGTTTGTCTTTTACTTCGGGATCATGGCCGATGTGACGCCACCGGTAGGCTTGGCGTCCTTTGCGGCAGCGGCGGTCTCTGGTGGTGATCCCCTGCGTACCGGTTTTCAGGCCTTCTACTATAGCCTGCGCACCGCGGCCCTGCCGTTCCTGTTCATCTTCAATACCGACCTGCTGCTGATCGATGTCGGCTGGCTACAGGGGATCGTGATCTTTATCATCGCCACCATTGCGATGCTGATCTTTGCCGCCGGGACCCAGGGTTTCATGATCGCCCGTAACCGCTGGTACGAGAGCATCCTGTTGTTGCTGGTGGCATTCACCCTGTTCCGCCCAGGGTTCTGGATGGACAGGATCCACGACCCCTACCAGTCCGTGCCGCCGGCACAGTTTGTCGAGGCATTGGGTGAGGTCGACGACGGCAGCAACCTGCGTGTGCAAATCGCCGGTGAAGATGCCTTCGGCGATCCCTTGACCACCTATATTCTGGTGCCGGTGCCGCGCGGTGAAACGGCCGAGGAGCGCATGCAAGAACTTGGCATGGAGCTCTGGGTAGATGGTGATCAGGCCATGGTGGACTTCGTCGAGTTCGGCAGCCTGGCCGCCGACCTGGGCTTCGACTTCGATCAGGAGATCATCGAGGTATCGGCCCCGGTAGATCGTTGGGCGAAAGAGTGGATGTGGATACCGGGCTTCCTGGTATTTGGCCTGGTGGTGCTGCTGCAGCGGCGTCGGCGTAACCAACAGCCGGCTTCGACAGCCACCGCCTGA
- the soxZ gene encoding thiosulfate oxidation carrier complex protein SoxZ: MRPARPTHHDAARRRLLRGMVAAIAAIGLATPALAEGPWQRLDAARSVLGDAEPNTQGLVLDLPHVSEDGASVALTVGFDGELADDDYISRIDLFATANPSPEIATFHLTPLSGKPEISTRVRLNETQQVIAIATSHQGERFATAREVRITVSGCLMRNGGDQPEPLSNPRVSVPSSFTAGQPEAVRTLINHPMETGLREGADGEVVPRHIIERFTVSLNGETAFEAELHQSISASPYLLFYLSPDESGEALFEWQDDTGNSATHEASIQAG, encoded by the coding sequence ATGCGCCCTGCCCGCCCCACTCATCATGACGCTGCTCGCCGTAGACTGTTGCGCGGTATGGTCGCAGCCATTGCCGCTATCGGCCTGGCCACGCCCGCCCTGGCAGAGGGCCCTTGGCAGCGCCTGGACGCCGCTCGCAGCGTACTGGGTGATGCCGAGCCAAACACCCAGGGGCTGGTACTCGACCTGCCCCATGTCTCGGAAGATGGCGCCTCGGTTGCGCTCACGGTCGGTTTCGACGGTGAGCTCGCTGACGATGACTACATATCACGCATCGACCTCTTCGCGACGGCCAATCCCTCGCCCGAGATCGCCACCTTCCATCTCACGCCCCTGAGCGGCAAACCCGAGATATCCACCCGAGTCAGACTCAACGAAACCCAGCAGGTGATCGCCATCGCCACCAGCCATCAGGGCGAGCGCTTCGCGACGGCGCGGGAGGTCCGCATCACCGTCAGCGGCTGTCTGATGCGCAATGGCGGCGACCAACCCGAGCCGCTGTCCAACCCTCGGGTGAGCGTTCCCTCCAGTTTCACCGCGGGCCAGCCCGAGGCGGTGCGTACGCTGATCAACCACCCCATGGAGACCGGCTTGCGTGAGGGCGCCGACGGCGAGGTCGTGCCACGGCATATCATCGAACGTTTCACCGTGAGCCTGAATGGTGAGACCGCCTTCGAGGCCGAACTGCACCAGTCGATTTCCGCCAGTCCCTACCTGCTGTTCTATCTCAGCCCCGATGAGAGCGGTGAAGCGCTCTTCGAATGGCAGGACGATACCGGAAATTCCGCCACCCACGAAGCATCTATACAGGCCGGCTGA
- a CDS encoding macro domain-containing protein, giving the protein MMISSARVECLQGNIVLQEDIGIVVNAANAELRPGGGVAGALHRAAGPELDKACRPLAPIAPGQAVITDAFELPNQYVIHCLGPVYGVDSPADELLAACYYNALRLAQWEEVDSIAFPSISTGAFRYPTTEAARIALSTVIQHLPEFPRIERVRFVLFDTATSELYQRTLASFNEA; this is encoded by the coding sequence ATGATGATTTCGTCAGCCCGCGTGGAATGCCTGCAAGGCAATATCGTTCTGCAAGAGGATATTGGCATCGTGGTGAACGCCGCCAATGCCGAATTGCGCCCTGGAGGGGGTGTCGCCGGGGCCCTGCATCGTGCCGCCGGCCCAGAGCTGGACAAGGCGTGCCGGCCGCTGGCGCCCATTGCACCGGGGCAGGCAGTGATTACCGACGCCTTCGAACTGCCCAACCAATATGTGATCCACTGCCTTGGGCCTGTCTATGGCGTCGACTCTCCCGCCGATGAGCTGCTTGCCGCCTGTTACTACAATGCGCTGCGGCTCGCTCAATGGGAGGAGGTGGATTCCATCGCCTTTCCATCGATTTCGACCGGCGCCTTCCGCTATCCGACCACCGAAGCCGCTCGCATCGCCCTATCCACCGTGATCCAGCATCTGCCCGAGTTCCCCCGGATCGAACGCGTTCGCTTCGTGCTGTTCGACACAGCAACCAGCGAGCTGTATCAGCGTACGCTGGCTTCATTCAACGAGGCCTAG